In the genome of Pseudomonas lalucatii, the window CTTGGCCGAGAACAGCAGCATCAGGCCGTTGAGGCTGGGCAGGCCGAGTTTGGGGTTGTCGAAGAAACCGGGGCTGATCTTCACCGCGAAACGCGGCCAGCCCTGAATGTGCGCGGTCTTCACGTCCACCTCGCCGTTGCTCTCGGCGATGTTCATGCTGAGGATCGGCGGCATCGCCACCTCGCCGCGGCCGAGGGCGGCGAAGCCGGCCTCGACGGCCTCCAGGGCGGCCGGGTCGAGCTTGACCCGCTCGGCGATCTGCTCACGCTTATAGATTTTCATAGGGGCGCTCTCCGGCCAGGCGGCAGGCCTCGGCAAAGGTGGCGGTGGACAGGTTCTGACCGCTGACCACGAACGCCACGCGGCGCCCGCTCAGGTCCAGCTGGTGCTGCTCGACGGCGGCCACGCCGACCGCGGCGGCGCCCTCGACCAGGAGTTTCTCTTCGCGCAGGAAGTGCACCATGGCGCGGGCGATCTGCGCCTCGTCGACCCTGTAGCCGCGGTCCATGTAGCGCTGGGTCATGGCGAAGGTCCAGGCGTTGTCCAGGCCCACGCCGCCGCCCAGGCTGTCGGCCAGCGACGCCACTTCGGGCACCTGCAGCGGATGGCCGGCGGCCAGGCTCTCGAGCATCGCCGCGCCCTCGTTCATGCTCACGCCGATCACCTCGGCCCGCGGGTTGATGGTCTTCACCGCCAGACCGACACCGGCGATCAGGCCGCCGCCGGACAGGCCGGCGAACACCAGGTCGGTCTCCGGCTGCTCCTCCATGATCTCCAGCCCGCAGGTGCCCTGGCCGGCGATCACCAGCGGGTCGTCGAAGGGCGAGACATAGGCCAGGCCCTGTTCGTCGCGCAGGCGGCGCGCCTCGACGTCGGCCTCGTCCTGGGCCTGGCCGTGGATCACCAGATCGGCGCCGCTGCGGCGCAGGGCCTCGACCTTGTTCTCCGGCACCAGGCGCGAGATGCACACCCTGACCGGAATGCCCAGGTGCTGGCCGGCGTAGGCCAGGGCGCGGCCGAAGTTGCCGGTGGACATGGTCACCACGCCGCGCCGGCGTTGTTCGGCGTCCAGGCCGAGCAGCGCGTTGACCGCGCCACGCAGCTTGAAGGCGCCGGTCGGCTGCAGGCAGTCGAGCTTCAGCCAGGCCTCGCAGTCCCAGCGCCGCGACAGCGATTCGGAACGCACCAGCGGCGTGCGCAGGGCCAGCCCGGCGATGCGCTGGCGCGCCAGATAGATGTCTTGCAGTGTCAGTTGTTTGCTCATGGTTAAGTCCAACCTGTGAACGCAGGCGGGGTCGCCTGCCCGGCGACCCCGCGTTGACCTGGCGCTTACTTGGCCTGCCAGGCGCCGCTGCTGATCAGCTTGTCGGTGACCTTGTTCACCGCCCGCTCGGCGCGGGCGACGATGTCGTCCACCTCGCCGCGGCTGACCACCAGCGGCGGGGCGAAGCCGAGGATGTCGCCGTGGGGCATGGCGCGGGCGATCAGACCCTCTTCCAGGCAGGCGGCGGAGATCTGCGGGCCGACCTTGAGGCTGGGGTCGAAGTGCTGACGCTTGTTGCGGTCGGCGGAGAACTCCAGGGCCGCCAGCAGGCCGATGCCGCGCGCCTCGCCGACCAGCGGATGCTGGCCGAAGGTTTCCTGCATGCGCTGCTGCAGGTAGGCACCGGTGTCGCGGGCGTTACCGGTGAGGTTCTCGCGCTCGATGATGTCCAGGTTGGCGATCGCCGAGGCGATGCCCATGGGGTGGCCGGAATAGGTGTAGCCGTGGCCGATGGCGCCGTAGGTGTCGGTGCCCTGCTCCAGCACCTGCCACACGCGCTCGCCGACGATGACCCCGGACAGCGGCTGGTAGGCCGAGGTCAGGCCCTTGGCCACGGTGATCAGGTCCGGCTTCATCTCGTAGTACTGCGAGCCGAAGTCCACGCCCAGGCGACCGAAGCCACAGACCACCTCGTCGGCGATCAGCAGGATGTCGTACTTGTCCAGCACCTTGCGGATCTCCGCCCAGTAGCCCTGCGGCGGCGGCACGATGCCGCCGGTGCCGAGCACCGGCTCGCCGATCATGGCGGCGACGGTGTCCGGGCCCTCGGCGAGGATCATCTCCTCGAGCTTCTGCGCGCAGTAGCGGGAGAACTCCAGCTCGCTCATGCCGTCGTCGGGGCGGCGGTAGTAGACCGGCGCGACGGTGTGCTTGATGCGCTCCAGCGGCAGGTCGAAGTGGGCGTGGAACACCGGCAGGCCGGTCATGGAGCCGGAGGCGATGCTCGAACCGTGGTAGCCGCGGTCACGGGAGATGACCTTCTTCTTGTCCTTACGGCCGAGGATGTTGTTGTAGTACCAGACCAGCTTGAGCTGGGTCTCGTTGGCGTCCGAGCCGGACATGCCGTAGTAGACCTTGCTCATGCCCTGGCCGGCGAGCCTGACGATGCGCTCGGACAGAGTCGCCATGCCCTCGGTGGTGTGGCCGACATAGGTGTGGTAGTAGGCCAGCTGCTTGGCCTGCTCGTAGATCGCCTCGGCCATCTCGGTGCGGCCGTAGCCGATGTTCACGCAATACAGGCCGGCGAAGCCGTCGATGAACTCGTTGCCCAGGGAGTCCTGGATGCGGATGCCCTGGGCGCCGGTGACGATGCGCGCCGGGCTCTCGCCGTGGGCGTGCTGCTTCAGGTGGGTGGAGGCGTGAAAGACGTTCTGGCGGTCGATCTCGATGATCTTCTGGGTGTCGATGGTCATGGCATTGCCCTCGTTCGATTCGGTTTCGGGTGGCGTTCAGGCGGCTGAGCGCGGTTAACTTCCGCTGGCGCTGGGCAGGTTGCCCAGGCAGTAGTATTTGATCTGGCTGTACTCATCGAGGCCGTGGCGCGAGCCCTCGCGGCCGAGGCCGGACTGCTTGACGCCGCCGAAGGGCACGGGCGGGCCGGTCATCTTCACCGAGTTGACGCTGACCATGCCGAACTCCAGGCCGCGCAGCAGGCGCCACACCTGGCGCATGTCGTAACCATAGACATAGGCGGCCAGGCCGTACTCGGTGTCGTTGGCCTGGGCGATGAGCTGCTCCAGGTCGTCCCAGGCCAGCACGCCGGCCACCGGGGCGAAGTTCTCCTCGCGGTAGACGCGCATGTCCGCGGTCACGTCGGCCAGCAGGGTCGGCATGAAGAAGTTGCGCCCCGGCGCCTGCTCCTGGTCGCCGGCCAGCCGGCGCGCGCCCTTGGCGACGGCGTCGTCCACCAGCTCCTGGGCCTTGGCCACCGCCTTGGCGTTGATCAGCGGGCCCTGGCTGACGCCACGGACCAGGCCGTTGCCCACGGTCAGCTCGCCCATGCGCCGGGCGAAGGCATCGAGGAAGGGCTGGTACAGCGAGCGGTGCACGAAGATGCGGTTGGCCGCCAGGCAGTCCTGGCCGGTGGTCTGGAACTTGGCGTCGATCGCCGCCTGGGCGGCCTGCTCCACGTCCATGTCCGGCAGGACGATGAAGGGCGCGTTGCCGCCCAGCTCCATCGAGCACTTCTTCACCGTGGCCGCGGCCTGCTGCAGGAGCAGGCGACCGACCCGGGTCGAGCCGGTGAAGGACAGCGCCTTGACCTTGTCGCTGGCGCAGAGCACCTGGGAGACCATCTCCGGCTCACCGGTGATGACGTTGAACACCCCGGCGGGGAAGCCGGCGCGCTCGGCCAGCTCGGCCAGGGCCAGGGCGGAGAACGGCGTCTCGCCGGCCGGCTTGACCAGCACGGTGCAGCCCACGGCCAGGGCCGCGGCGGCCTTGCGGGTGATCATCGCGCAGGGGAAATTCCACGGCGTGATCAGGGCGGCGACGCCGATCGGCTCGCGCACGCTGCCCAGCTGGGCATTGCGGATATGGCTGGGGATGGTCTCGCCGTAGGCGCGGCGCGCCTCCTCGGCGAACCAGCGGATGAAGGAGGCGGCGTAATCGATCTCGCCCCGGGCCTCGTCCAGCGGCTTGCCCTGCTCCAGGGTCATCAGGCGGGCGAGGTCTTCCTTGTTCTCCAGCAGCAGGTCGTGCCACTTGCCGAGGAGGGCACCACGCTCGTCCACCGAGCGGGCGCGCCAGGCCGGGAAGGCGGCGTCGGCGGCATCGATGGCGGCGGCGATCTGCTCCTGGTCGAGCAGGGTGCAGCGGCCGATGGTTGCTTCGCTGGCCGGATCGATCACCGCTTCGTCGCGGCCGTCGTGGCCGGCGACCCACTTGCCGTTGACATAGGCCAGCTGGCGAACCAGGCGCGGATCTTTCAGTGTGTGCATGGACGGCGTCCCCTCTGCGGGCCCTGCAGCGGTGTCGCGCTGCTGGGCGTGGTGCGTGTTTACGGCTTCCACTTTAGGGGGGATGGCCGCGCGGTTTTTTCTCTTGGGCGGCGGCCGGCGCGCGGTTTTTTTTCTTTGCCCGGGCTTTCCCAGGTTTTTTTTCGGCGGCGGCTTGAGGCCGCTGCATCTGGCCGATTCGGGGCGCAGCTTGACGGGAATGCGGCATTGGCCGCGGCAGGTGGCCGGGATCACGACTCCCGACGGCGCCCTTGGGCATGCAGCGCTCGTGTCGAGCGGCCAGGATGGGGCCGGCATCGACCCCGCCAGCCGGGGTCGCCTGCGCGGCATCCTTCCAACAAGAAAATCACCGGCGAGCCGAGCACGGGCCCCACGCCCGCAGCGCTCACGGCGGATGGGGACTCTATGAATCTGATTCTATCGGGGGCGATCATCGCCCTGCTGGCGGCCACCCTGCTGGTCCTGCTGCGCTGGGGCAACCTGCGCTGCACCGGGCCGGAACCCGTGGGCCTGTTCACCTTCCTGGCGATCCTGTTCACCTCCGGCCTGGACATGGGCCTGATCATCTTCCCGCTGACCGAGTTCCCCACCTACGCCGCGGAGGCCCAGTACCAGTTCTCCAACCCCCTGGCGGTGGAGTTCGCCTTCTGGGGTTTCCTGATCTGGGCCTTCTACTTCATCACCACCTTCTATTTCTGCGTGATCGAGCCGCGGGTCAGGCTGTTCGAGCTGCGCCCGGTGAAGCTGGTGAACAACCTGGTGATCGTCTCCACCTGCGCCTTCACCGCCTACCTGTTCCTGGTCAACAGCGCCTGGTACATGCCGGAGCTGGGCGAGGCCTGGGGCTACCTGGTGGTGCTGGCGATCGTCCTGGCGGCGGTCTATTCCAGCACCGACATCCGCTACCTGAAGATCCTCAGCGTCTCCTCGACCTGGCTGTTCTTCGCCCTGATCCTCGGCATGTGGTGGGCGGCCGATCTCGGCGGCGGCCTGTTTGTCGACGCCGCGGCGCAGATCGGCAGCGGCTACTTCGCCCAGTTGCCCGGCTTCATCCTGCCGCTAGGCGACTACCACGCCTTCTACCTGTTCTGGTGGTTCGCCTGGAGCGTGATGATCGGCCAGTTCGTCTCGCGCTTCGTCGGCGGCCTGCGCACCTGGCAGCTGCTGCTGGCGCTGCTGGTGATTCCGTCGATCCCCCTGGCGATCTGGTTCGCCGTGCTGCACGGCTACTTCGACCAGGGCCTGGAGGTCGGTGCGTTCTGGAAGCTGGCCATGCTCGGCGTCGGGGTGATCTTCGTGATCAACTCGGTGGACTCGCTGGTACGCCTGTACACCGACAACCTCGGCATCACCGTGGCCAAGCTCGGCCGGCCGCGCTTCGTCGCCCTCAACGTCGGCCTGCTGAGCAGCCTGGTGCTGCTGTTCAAGTTCACCCCCTTCGAGATCCAGTGGGTGGGTCTGGTGGTGATCGGCCTCTACGCCGTGACCCTGGCGCTGCTGCTGACGCGGCATCGCCGGGCCCTGAGCGGCATCGCCGCCAGCGGCTGAAGCCGCCGGCCGCCGGTGCCTAGTCGCCGGCGTCCAGCTCCAGGGGCGGCTCGGCGTGCTTGATGGTCTTGGTGACGATGTAGGTGAAGTAGCGCTCGATGCCCAGGTCGGTCATCAGCCAGCGGTCGACCAGGCGCTGGTACTGGTCGATGTCGCGGGCCATGACCTTGACGATGTAGTCGATGCCGCCGCCGGTGGCGTAGCACTCGGTGACCTCCGGGCACTCCTGCATGGCCTTCTCGAAGCGCTGGAAGGCCTCGCGGTTGTGCTGCTTGAGGCTGACCTCGACCAGCACCGCGGCGCGCTTGAGCAGCACCTCGGTGTTCAGCTGGGCGCCGTAGCCGCGGATGATCCCCGCCTCCTCCAGGCGCTTGACCCGCTCCCAGCAGGGGCTGACCGAGAGGTTGATGGCCTCGGCCAGGCTGGACTTGGTGATGCGGCCGTTGTGCTGGAGGATGCGCAGAATCTTCAGGTCGTAACTGTCCAGACGCATAGAACCGCTCCGGCGCAGGCTCGTCCTGCGCACCAGACGTGAAAGAGCCGGCGGGACAACCCCGCCGGCTCGCGTGACGAGCGCCGTTTAGTATTTCTGTTCCAGCTCGGCGATCTCGGCCTCCAGGGCCTGCAGGGCGGTGCCGGCTTCCGGGCCGGCCAGTTCCACCAGCTTGTCACGCAGCGGCTCGCTGGCCTTGCGGAAGGTGGCCTGTTCCGCGTCGTTCAGGTGCACCACCTGGATGCCCGGCTTGGCCTGCTGGATCTTCTCCAGGCGCTCCTGGTTGTACTTGGCCTGGGTCTCGAAGATGTAGGGCGCCAGTTCGTCGATGGTCTCGTCGATGATCTGGCGCTGCGCGGCCGGCAGACCCTGGTACCAGGACTCGCTGGACAGCACCGCGACGGTGAACTGCTGATGGCCGGACCAGGTCAGCACGTCGGTGACCTCGTAGAACTTCATCTCCTCGATGGCGAAGATCGGGTTCTCCTGGCCGTCGATCATCTTCAGCTGCAGGGCGCCGTACACCTCGGAATAGGGCAGCGGGGTGGGCACCGCGCCGAACGACTTGTAGGTCTCCACCAGCATCGGCGAGGCCATCACGCGCATCTTCACGTTGTCGAAGTCGGCCGGCTTGCGCACCACCTTGTTGGTGGTCCAGACCATCTCGCCTTCCGGGTACATGCTCAGCAGGCGCAGGTTGCGGGTCTTCAGCTTGTCGGCCATGGGCCCGTAGATGGTCGGGCTCTCGGTCAGCAGCTCGAGGTTGACCTTGTTGTTCTGCGACAGCAGGTAGGGCATGGAGAACACCTGCATCGACGGCGCGGTGGAGCCGAGGATGCCGGTGGAGCCGTGGGTGAACTGCAGCACGCCGTTGGCCACCAGTTCGGTGAGGTCTTCCGACTCGCCCAGGGCGCCGTAGGGGTAGACGGTGACGGTGATGTCGCCGCCGCTCTTCTCTTCCACCAGCTGCTTGAACTTCTGCGCGTAGGCGTCCTGCACGCTGCCGCTGATCTCCTCCAGGGCGAACTTCCACTCCTCGGCCGCCGCCGCCAGGCTCGCCTGGCCCGCCAGGGCCAGGCCCATTGCCGCGGCCAGGGCCGCCTTCTTCAGTGTGCTGAACTTGCTCATGGTGAGGTCTCCGCTTGTTTTTATGTTCAGGGATGTGCGATTGAACCCGCTCGTCTTCAGCCTTCGATTAGGTCGGCGATCACCGCCAGGGTGTCGCCTATGTCCACCAGCGCCGGGAAACGCCGCGCCACCAGCATCCCGTCACGCTCGGCGCGGTATTCCACCGCCGGCGTGCCGGTGCGCTCGAAGGCATGCACCCGCGCCACCAGGTCACCGCGCCGCACCCGATCGCCCAGGCTCAGGGCCAGCTCGAGAATGCCGCGGTGCAGGCTCTGCACGTAGCAACTGGCGTCTGGCATATCCAGCTGCAGCGCCGGCTCGTCGGCCAGCTCCGGCTCACCTTCGATGATCCCGGCGAACTTGAGGAAGTTGCGCACCCCGCGATCGGCCAGAGCCATGGTCTGCGGCGTGCTGGTGCCGCCGCCGCGCAGCTCGGTGGTGACGAACACCTTGCCCTGGGCTTCCACGGCGGTGTCGTACAGCGAGGCCGCATCCAGCTCGAAGAGGATCATGCTGGCGGCGGTGCCGAACAGCCGGGCGCCCTCGATGCACTTGGCCTCCTGCGCCGGGTCCGGCAACCGGTGGGCCGCGGCGAAGGGCAGGATGTCCAGGGTCTTGCCGCCGGAGTGGATATCCAAAGCGTAGTCACACAACGGGATCAGGTAGCGCTGGAAGTAGTCGGCGATGCGCTCGGTCATCGCCCCGTGGGGATTGCCCGGGAAGGCGCGGTTCATGTTGCCCTTGTCGATCGGCGAGGTGCGGCTGCCGTTCTGCACCGCCGGGTAGTTCATCGCCGGGACTATGATCACCCGGCCCTGGACGTCCTCGGCGCGCAGCTCGCCGGCCAGCTTGAGCAGGGCGGTGATGCCCTCGTACTCGTCGCCATGATTGCCGCCGGTGAGCAACGCGGTGGGCCCCGTGCCGTTCTTCACCACGGTGATGGGGATCATGATGCAGCCCCAGGCCGACTGGTCGTGGGAGTACGGCAGCTTGAGGAAGCCGTGCTGTACCCCGTCGCGCGCGAAGTCGACGGTGGCGCTGATGGTGCTTTCGCCGACCTCGGCGATGGTCGAGAGACTGGTCGCCTGCAGGTCGGATTCGGGGGAGATATTCATTTGCGCTGCACTCATCTCAGGCCTTCACGAACAATTCGCGCGGGTAGTCGCAGAGGGTTTCCACGCCGCTGTCGGTGATCAGGATGCTTTCGGTGGTCTCCAGCCCCCAGTCGTCCAGCCACAGGCCCGGCATGAAGTGGAAGGTCATGCCCGGCTGCAACACCGTGGTGTCGCTCTCGCGCAGGCTCATGGTGCGCTCGCCCCAATCCGGCGGATAGCTCAGCCCGATGGGGTAGCCGCAGCGGTTGTCGCCGCGGTCGTAGCCGTAGCGGCGCAGGGTGCTGTTCAGTTCGCGAGCGATGTCGCCGCAGGTGTTGCCCGGCTTG includes:
- the eutB gene encoding hydroxyectoine utilization dehydratase EutB, coding for MSKQLTLQDIYLARQRIAGLALRTPLVRSESLSRRWDCEAWLKLDCLQPTGAFKLRGAVNALLGLDAEQRRRGVVTMSTGNFGRALAYAGQHLGIPVRVCISRLVPENKVEALRRSGADLVIHGQAQDEADVEARRLRDEQGLAYVSPFDDPLVIAGQGTCGLEIMEEQPETDLVFAGLSGGGLIAGVGLAVKTINPRAEVIGVSMNEGAAMLESLAAGHPLQVPEVASLADSLGGGVGLDNAWTFAMTQRYMDRGYRVDEAQIARAMVHFLREEKLLVEGAAAVGVAAVEQHQLDLSGRRVAFVVSGQNLSTATFAEACRLAGERPYENL
- a CDS encoding aspartate aminotransferase family protein, which gives rise to MTIDTQKIIEIDRQNVFHASTHLKQHAHGESPARIVTGAQGIRIQDSLGNEFIDGFAGLYCVNIGYGRTEMAEAIYEQAKQLAYYHTYVGHTTEGMATLSERIVRLAGQGMSKVYYGMSGSDANETQLKLVWYYNNILGRKDKKKVISRDRGYHGSSIASGSMTGLPVFHAHFDLPLERIKHTVAPVYYRRPDDGMSELEFSRYCAQKLEEMILAEGPDTVAAMIGEPVLGTGGIVPPPQGYWAEIRKVLDKYDILLIADEVVCGFGRLGVDFGSQYYEMKPDLITVAKGLTSAYQPLSGVIVGERVWQVLEQGTDTYGAIGHGYTYSGHPMGIASAIANLDIIERENLTGNARDTGAYLQQRMQETFGQHPLVGEARGIGLLAALEFSADRNKRQHFDPSLKVGPQISAACLEEGLIARAMPHGDILGFAPPLVVSRGEVDDIVARAERAVNKVTDKLISSGAWQAK
- a CDS encoding NAD-dependent succinate-semialdehyde dehydrogenase, translated to MHTLKDPRLVRQLAYVNGKWVAGHDGRDEAVIDPASEATIGRCTLLDQEQIAAAIDAADAAFPAWRARSVDERGALLGKWHDLLLENKEDLARLMTLEQGKPLDEARGEIDYAASFIRWFAEEARRAYGETIPSHIRNAQLGSVREPIGVAALITPWNFPCAMITRKAAAALAVGCTVLVKPAGETPFSALALAELAERAGFPAGVFNVITGEPEMVSQVLCASDKVKALSFTGSTRVGRLLLQQAAATVKKCSMELGGNAPFIVLPDMDVEQAAQAAIDAKFQTTGQDCLAANRIFVHRSLYQPFLDAFARRMGELTVGNGLVRGVSQGPLINAKAVAKAQELVDDAVAKGARRLAGDQEQAPGRNFFMPTLLADVTADMRVYREENFAPVAGVLAWDDLEQLIAQANDTEYGLAAYVYGYDMRQVWRLLRGLEFGMVSVNSVKMTGPPVPFGGVKQSGLGREGSRHGLDEYSQIKYYCLGNLPSASGS
- a CDS encoding BCCT family transporter, producing MNLILSGAIIALLAATLLVLLRWGNLRCTGPEPVGLFTFLAILFTSGLDMGLIIFPLTEFPTYAAEAQYQFSNPLAVEFAFWGFLIWAFYFITTFYFCVIEPRVRLFELRPVKLVNNLVIVSTCAFTAYLFLVNSAWYMPELGEAWGYLVVLAIVLAAVYSSTDIRYLKILSVSSTWLFFALILGMWWAADLGGGLFVDAAAQIGSGYFAQLPGFILPLGDYHAFYLFWWFAWSVMIGQFVSRFVGGLRTWQLLLALLVIPSIPLAIWFAVLHGYFDQGLEVGAFWKLAMLGVGVIFVINSVDSLVRLYTDNLGITVAKLGRPRFVALNVGLLSSLVLLFKFTPFEIQWVGLVVIGLYAVTLALLLTRHRRALSGIAASG
- a CDS encoding Lrp/AsnC family transcriptional regulator, which gives rise to MRLDSYDLKILRILQHNGRITKSSLAEAINLSVSPCWERVKRLEEAGIIRGYGAQLNTEVLLKRAAVLVEVSLKQHNREAFQRFEKAMQECPEVTECYATGGGIDYIVKVMARDIDQYQRLVDRWLMTDLGIERYFTYIVTKTIKHAEPPLELDAGD
- the dctP gene encoding TRAP transporter substrate-binding protein DctP, with amino-acid sequence MSKFSTLKKAALAAAMGLALAGQASLAAAAEEWKFALEEISGSVQDAYAQKFKQLVEEKSGGDITVTVYPYGALGESEDLTELVANGVLQFTHGSTGILGSTAPSMQVFSMPYLLSQNNKVNLELLTESPTIYGPMADKLKTRNLRLLSMYPEGEMVWTTNKVVRKPADFDNVKMRVMASPMLVETYKSFGAVPTPLPYSEVYGALQLKMIDGQENPIFAIEEMKFYEVTDVLTWSGHQQFTVAVLSSESWYQGLPAAQRQIIDETIDELAPYIFETQAKYNQERLEKIQQAKPGIQVVHLNDAEQATFRKASEPLRDKLVELAGPEAGTALQALEAEIAELEQKY
- the doeB gene encoding N(2)-acetyl-L-2,4-diaminobutanoate deacetylase DoeB, yielding MNISPESDLQATSLSTIAEVGESTISATVDFARDGVQHGFLKLPYSHDQSAWGCIMIPITVVKNGTGPTALLTGGNHGDEYEGITALLKLAGELRAEDVQGRVIIVPAMNYPAVQNGSRTSPIDKGNMNRAFPGNPHGAMTERIADYFQRYLIPLCDYALDIHSGGKTLDILPFAAAHRLPDPAQEAKCIEGARLFGTAASMILFELDAASLYDTAVEAQGKVFVTTELRGGGTSTPQTMALADRGVRNFLKFAGIIEGEPELADEPALQLDMPDASCYVQSLHRGILELALSLGDRVRRGDLVARVHAFERTGTPAVEYRAERDGMLVARRFPALVDIGDTLAVIADLIEG